The following coding sequences lie in one Actinomycetota bacterium genomic window:
- a CDS encoding type II toxin-antitoxin system PemK/MazF family toxin produces MRGEIYRIRPLRAAGHEQQGTRYGVVVQANELLPRSVVLIAPTSRSARPASFRPEVDVAGQPTRVLVEQVGAIDTARIGELVGVVTPEEAWGIDEALRTVLGLR; encoded by the coding sequence ATCCGAGGCGAGATCTACCGCATACGACCACTACGAGCGGCTGGCCATGAACAGCAGGGGACCCGATACGGCGTAGTGGTCCAGGCGAACGAGTTGCTGCCGCGTTCCGTGGTGCTGATCGCCCCCACGTCCAGGAGCGCCCGTCCGGCATCGTTCCGACCCGAGGTCGACGTTGCCGGTCAACCGACGCGCGTGCTCGTCGAGCAGGTCGGTGCGATCGACACGGCCCGCATCGGCGAGCTGGTCGGGGTCGTCACGCCCGAGGAGGCATGGGGCATCGACGAGGCCCTGCGGACAGTCCTCGGGCTGCGCTGA
- a CDS encoding ribbon-helix-helix protein, CopG family yields MSIAISVRLDDDAERALALLEATGLSRSEAIRRALVEEASRQRRSSALAAEAAALESDPADRDEMRAVAEFMGVLDDE; encoded by the coding sequence ATGTCCATTGCGATCTCCGTCCGGCTCGACGACGACGCCGAGCGGGCGCTGGCACTGCTGGAGGCGACCGGTCTCTCACGGTCGGAGGCGATCCGCCGTGCCCTGGTCGAGGAGGCAAGCCGGCAGCGGCGCAGTTCGGCGCTGGCGGCCGAGGCGGCGGCCCTCGAGTCAGACCCCGCTGATCGGGACGAGATGCGCGCGGTGGCCGAGTTCATGGGCGTCCTCGACGACGAATGA